In Alnus glutinosa chromosome 7, dhAlnGlut1.1, whole genome shotgun sequence, the sequence ttacatatttttttagtatGATTAATATACATGTATGAATCATGTGCTTCGGGTAAAGATATTAGTTTAatacatttaataaaaaaaaaatagaactttATATATCCTTTATTCAATGTGCCTAAGTGATcatcaaaaagttttttttaaagaaaccCAGTAGATGGTAGTAGTAGTGATTTAAGACTGTCAAATATTGGAGAATCTCAAGCTACAAATAACATAAAGGAAGctagttagaaaaaaaaaaaaaaaaaaaaaaaaaaaaaaaagaagaagaagaagaagggaaaaaggcagaaatatatattttttgaaaaagaaaagaattgaatatgCTTTATGCAGATTGCATGTGTATGACTTTCATGgaaaaaagagttaaaagtAAGCTTACACGCACCTCCTCTTGAAGCTTATGCTTCTCCATAGAGATGACATCATAATCCTGCTTGAGCTCATCGTATAGGTGCTCCAGCTGCTTAGCCTTCCACCTGGCGCGCCTGTTTTGGAACCAAACAGCGATTTGGCGAGGCTGCAGCCCGAGCTCCTTGGAGAGCTTCATCTTCCTGTCAGGGTCCAGTTTTTTCTCCTCCTGGAAGCTCCTTTCCAGTGAATCTAGCTGATCGCTCGTCAGCCGCTTCTTCTTATCCTGGCAGCTCCCATAGCTGTTGTTCTTGTCCATTCCCGGCACCATCCCGTGCCCTGACTCCACCATTGCCGGGTGCTTCACCTCCATTCCTGGAAAAAGGTAGGCAAATTAAAGATTTGCTACTTAGCTAGGAAGCTGAAAATTAATAATGCTTTTCTTGCATGCCCATTTTTAAGAAACTCAGAATTTGAAGTAATTTAGGTAAACTACTATAGTGAAAAGTCAAAGAAACAGAGAAGACCATGATTGAGAAAACAGTCAACAGTGAGAGAGTACTGATGAGTTTACCTGGATATGTGTCGTAGTTATAGTTGTAGAGGAAGCTTAAAGAAGATTCTGGTCGAGAAACAAAGGGTCTTAAGCTCCCATTCCAGTCCATTTTTGCCTCCACTTTCTGTCTCTTTGCCTCAGATCAACCCAAAATTTGTCTCTGTTATATGGACTGGTGTGGGTTGGAGTGGGTTGGACCACAAAGAAAAACGATAGTAGGCGATGTGATTGAGTTGGGGAGGCGTGACGGGAGTGCTGTAACGTAAGGTTCTATTCTTCTCTTTTACGGTGCCAAAAAAGTGAATACGTTAAGAGATCAGAAACGATGAGGTTCTTCTACAAACACATAGTGTGCATTACTTTATACTTGCTACTTCTCTTTTGGGGTGCAGCAGCAGcaaaaatttgtgtttaattttatagagaAAAGGAGGGAGATTTATAGTACTAGAAAAGAAGTCAGGAGGAGGCGTGAGAAAGGGAAGGCATATGTCAGTTTTATAGGAGCAGGACTATTGGGACCAGATGGAGACCTTTGATCCCACCCTTCCATTTTCTTCACTATCCAACcgacaactctctctctctctctctctctctctctctctctctctctctgtgtgaatataaataaatatgcatatatagGTAGGTGTGGCGAAGATGCAACATAGGAAGAGAAGTGGGGATTCATTAGAGGGTGGCATAGAATCAGTACGCACCTGCTCCCCTCTTCTGCGCCAATAAAAGAcaaataaaggaaagaaaaaaggaacttGCATGGGCCTCATCCTACTAGCGTTTCACCCCTACATCTTCATAAAAACTTGACAGTGTGCCAGAGAAGAAAGCTGagaaccctctctctctctctctctctctctctctctctctcacacacacacacactctgtCTCTATTTTTTGGGTAGGGTTGAATTGCAATTGAATGAGAGGGAGGTGGGTCAAGTCTAGGGGAGTGAGCACGTACGTACCGTATACAGGGTATCTTTCCAAAACAAAACGTGAATGGTTTTAACGGTAAGAGAAGACATGGCACCTAAAATAGTGAAAGAGATGGATGAGAGACTCAGGAAGTCTCTCCTTGAAATGAAATGTTCTTCTTGTACATTAATCCATCAAAAGCCATTTCTGAATTCATGATAACTACACCTCATTGTTTATAGCCAGAGCACTGTGGGATCTGGGACAAAACCAGCTGGGTCCAAAAATGCTCAGAAGCATAGATTGAGCACTGCAAAAACCTTGCTACTTCTTTACATGGGAATGGTTTTTTAAGTTACCGTTGTTGGTGGGTTTCTGCATTTACAAGCACAAACCTTAAACTTTCTTTACAAACATGATGATCGATCGATCTAACATTTGCTCATAATTGTCTTCCCAACAACATGAAGCCTAGCTTATCGGTTTATTGATGAATGTTTAAGGTTTGAACTCTACTTTAAATGGCATGTCCTTACTTTTGCAAATGATTTTTGCCTTTTGCCACGAcactaattaatttaattaagtcATTGTAACCCAAAGGGGTATCATCTTTTGCATGTGGTTGAAAATAATTGAGTATCATATTGAGGATGGTTGGGCCAAGCTAGCAACCCGAATACTCACTCTGCCATTAACTAATGGAGCCGGATACTAGCTACCATAAAGCGTCACACCAGATCTCATCACTTAGGAGTTAGGACGCCAGCATTAGTCGTCCCCGGCCATGATCCCATTAGGAAATAAATGATGGTTTAATTTGCGAGGGTCACGGGGCCTAAAGAAGAACACGTACAACATGATAGAGCTTCCAATCGAATCGTGCCATGTGGCCGATGGTTGCGGTCAACTGATCGACTATAAAGggagcagaaaaaaaaaataataaaaatgagacttttgtctcttctctctctaaatCTTTAATACTATTTTTCACGATTTTACCGATTTAAACATCGAAACTATTTACGCTCAGACAAACTCTCGTGGTTATCTTTCTTTCTGGTTTGCGTATAGCCTCCCTGCATGTCATGTCCATAATTGACCTCCAGTACTTGGGATTAAGGCTTAAGTTGAATATTAGAATATTCTTGAAAAGTTTTTTCATGTATTAATTCCTGCATCTTGAATCACTGCAACGTCGTCCTTGGGATTGTTATGATGAATGGTCCAAGATCTACAACCAGTACTATATAAATATTGACCTGACAGAGAAGTCCACTCATTTTATCGTTATTTGAAAACCCTTTTCGATCAGAATAGATTTaacttaataaattaaaatttattctcaaaaatTCATCTTAAAATTAATGAGCGGACTACTGCTCTGTAAGGGCAGTAGAAGatataagaacataaaaaatatatatatatatatttggcaatTTTCTATATAAGCaaaaaacaccgaaaaataatttttgaattattttaatttagaattgtaaacaaattaacaatggAAAATAGCTACAttttcaagcaaaaaaaaatatttcacgtcgaaacaaacgaagcccAATAATTTCTAAAATTCTTAAGGTATTCTATCCtataaattttctcaaatatattctaaccattgttttgaaattaaatatgcGGTTAGGATCTTgtcataaaaatatttattattttgaacattTAGAAAAATGTGATACATACTGAAGTGATATTTAAAAGTATTGATATGGAAAAAAGTCaactatttaatttgaaaataatggtTGAGATTTGAGGAAATTCGATCAtgtgatatatatgtatatatgatagatctaaaaccctaaagtatctaataattaatCCGAAATGATagataataattataaatcgaaCAGCCCtactatacaatatatatatatatatatatatatatatatatatatatatatatatatatatatgcttaattaaaagaagaaaattaaagcaTTGAATCGGGTCGAGGGTAAAAGGATTAATTCCCTAGCTTTCTAATATTTTCAGTCTTTTTGTTGTGGAAAAGAGAAATTATCCTACAAGCTTCGCTGGCTACTGTAAGACTTTGGCCCCCCGACACGGCAAGAGTCGAGTGGAAGAAAGGTACATGCATTCTGGAATCAGGACAAGGTTAGGAGCTGAATTTGGACCACCTTTAATTTCTCTTAAACTATCACATACAACTTTGGACCATCATCTAATACCAGCCTTTCAAAGCCTCAGTTCCATGCTTTCAAAAGTTTTGATTGCATTGGCAAGTCGGAACCAGTtctggatatatatatacttgatgGTGAAGTCACATTCCAAAGCTCATTTGGGGGATGTGACTTAACTGAACATCCTTATTTTGTTATCCGAATAAGTTTTGAGTTGCCCGCTTGTATATTCGAGTATGTAAGCTCTATAAAGGTTATTTCAAATTTGTTGTACGTTCGGATTTATAGCAATTCGAGgaacaaaattgttgaaaacCTTTATCTAAAAATCACAGTCAAAACTGATCAATTAAACCTCGAAGTGGCCAAGAatgtaaatgtatttttccGTTTTATTAGGATTACTAGTAATCCAGATAGCAAAATTAGTGTGAATCTCTATCCGAAAATCACAATCAAAACTCAATTAAACCTCAAAGAGTAGGTCAAGAATAAAAATgcatttgttaatttgtttttagggttactTCTAAGAGCATTCACACCCGACTAACTagccaaatattattttgacaagTTGAAATGtaaatttggatgaaaatgtAGTTGCATCCAACTAATTACTTGTTACCATCAATCCTAGTTTCTAACTCCATGACACCATTTGGGTCAGAGAAACTGTTGCAGTCTTGCAGATCGAAGCCACACTTGACCAGCCAATGACTAGGTTTTTCAGTGCCAAAGGTACCTAAGAACATAAGCCCTAGGATGTTGAACATTGTTAATTAGTTGTGGTCCTTCATTAGGTTGGCCAACATTAACTCTTGACCAGCTAAAGATGCCCATGTATTAGGTTGCATGTTGACAACCGCTGCCTTAGCTTAGCTACATGGCAAAACTTTAGGTTAGAGCTAgcctgtcaaaaaaaaaaaaatctttgggTTAGACAGAAATATTTGGATAACAGTGGTCCTGTTGAGGTGTAAGCTTTTCAATTTGAACCACAAAAATGAACACATTTTCTGCAGGAGTAAATGAAAATGGAATCTAGCTAGCTATGAGAATTAGATCATGAGAAATGGCTGCAAAAGAAGGCCATGGCTGTACTCAGGCGGCGCCGGATCTAGACCTGTGTCTAGAATCTAGATCTGTATCTACATGTAAATATACATGAAAGCAGTATTTAATAGGAAGTAATGGAATATCAAAGTTCTACCAGAGATCGGCACTTCTAATATGTAGACCACAAACATCGTTACATTATTATCATAAATGAATACATTCAATACAAGAAATAAGTGGGTCCAAGTAGTTCGGCTTCCTTTCAGTGAAAAAATTGCCaagattttttatataattttttttatttttcaacggGGAACTCCTTTAAGGTAGAGCTATTTTGTGTATTCACTCATGTCAGATAAATTTCGGATCCGTAAAAAGTGTCATCAATACACGAATTGGGTAATACTTCTATTTCGCCGAGGAACTGTgaatattacaaaattaaaagaaaattataattattttcactaaaaaCAATATCTCTTCATTTTTACAAAGGAATCAGTACGACAGTAAAACACGATGAGTTCACATAAATCCCCTAAACAGAAATCTTACTCATTGCTTGTTGACCTGTTTGGCTGTTTCatatgttcttttttcttttttcagagaGCTTTTAATTAAGAGTTAAATACACTTCTGATCCctgaattttaaaaactttatttttgtagttcataagtttcaattcgcatcacagataaTACGtaagttttgggaaaagatCAAATTAATACCTCCGTCAAGTTTTCCATCTAAAATCTAACAGTTTGCTACGTGTCAACTTCTAAGGGTTGACACatgtcacaatataaaaaattacaaaaaataaaaaatctttaaaaattaataataaaataataaaaaaaatttaaaaaaatggctcagCTTCCccatgactaaaaaaaaaaaagaaaaaaaaagaagaagcgtTTTAGCCCATGAgggtggccacccccatgggcaaaCAAACCctctagattttttttagagggttttggcccttgatAGCTATTCataaaatgggggtggccatggtggccaagccacccctattctttgtctttttaatttttttaatttttcctttaatttataaagattttttattttttatttttttatactacaaCATGTATTAATCCTCAGAGGTTGATATGTGACGAGCCATTAATTTTTAGATGGAAAACTTAACTAAGGTATTAATTcggtcttctttttttcaaaattaaagtaTCATCTGTAATACGAATTAAATCttaaggactaaaaaataaatttttcaaaactcaaataGTAGAAGTgtatttaatcctttaattaacctgtttcttcttctattaAGTAGTCAACCTTAATCATCAATTTCTGAAAACCTAGTAAGACAAGTGAATGATGAATTGAAGGGACTAAATAACAAACTCGATCATGCTTTTACAGTTGCTTTAAGGAAAAATGGTTCCTA encodes:
- the LOC133874158 gene encoding homeobox-leucine zipper protein ATHB-22-like isoform X1 gives rise to the protein MDWNGSLRPFVSRPESSLSFLYNYNYDTYPGMEVKHPAMVESGHGMVPGMDKNNSYGSCQDKKKRLTSDQLDSLERSFQEEKKLDPDRKMKLSKELGLQPRQIAVWFQNRRARWKAKQLEHLYDELKQDYDVISMEKHKLQEEVRVMKLKGMLREQAARKQVSTGYTEISGEETVESTSVAINGSHKPRGTPTTMTHHPIADCNYLFNVVEEYNPVSPPYWGALPSYPP
- the LOC133874158 gene encoding homeobox-leucine zipper protein ATHB-22-like isoform X2 — translated: MDWNGSLRPFVSRPESSLSFLYNYNYDTYPGMEVKHPAMVESGHGMVPGMDKNNSYGSCQDKKKRLTSDQLDSLERSFQEEKKLDPDRKMKLSKELGLQPRQIAVWFQNRRARWKAKQLEHLYDELKQDYDVISMEKHKLQEEVMKLKGMLREQAARKQVSTGYTEISGEETVESTSVAINGSHKPRGTPTTMTHHPIADCNYLFNVVEEYNPVSPPYWGALPSYPP